In Eucalyptus grandis isolate ANBG69807.140 chromosome 4, ASM1654582v1, whole genome shotgun sequence, the following proteins share a genomic window:
- the LOC104440784 gene encoding protein TIFY 5A: MKRSFDLELRLQPHSVTDFLAASEPAPSSSSSGSAECSLEEQRKLTIFYDGKVCASTVTELQARAIILLANREMEERSSKTPTGSEPSTPSVRSQPSTPNLQAQVYSSTGLSMKRSLQRFLQKRQHRSQATSPYYHHY, translated from the exons ATGAAGAGGAGCTTCGATCTAGAGCTGCGGCTCCAGCCGCACTCCGTCACCGACTTCCTGGCGGCGTCGGAGCCGGCGccgtcgtcgtcctcgtcgGGATCTGCCGAGTGCTCGCTCGAGGAGCAGCGGAAGCTGACCATATTCTACGACGGCAAGGTCTGCGCCTCCACCGTCACTGAGCTGCAG GCTAGAGCGATAATTCTGCTTGCAAAcagagagatggaggagaggagcAGCAAGACTCCGACCGGCTCGGAGCCCTCAACGCCGAGCGTGCGGTCGCAGCCCTCGACGCCCAATTTGCAGGCGCAGGTCTACAGCTCCACGGGCCTCTCCATGAAGAGATCACTGCAGAGATTCCTGCAGAAGCGGCAGCACCGGAGCCAAGCCACCTCTCCTTATTATCACCATTATTAG
- the LOC104440783 gene encoding (S)-2-hydroxy-acid oxidase GLO1 yields the protein MEITNVMEYEEIAKQKLPKMVFDYYASGAEDQWTLKENRNAFSRILFRPRILIDVSKIDTSTTVLGFNISMPIMIAPTAMQKMAHPEGEYATARAASAAGTIMTLSSWATSSVEEVASTGPGIRFFQLYVYKDRNVVVQLVKRAERAGFKAIALTVDTPRLGRREADIKNRFTLPPFLTLKNFEGLNLGKMDKTDDSGLASYVAGQVDRSLSWKDVKWLQTITKLPILVKGVLTAEDTRIAIECGAAGIIVSNHGARQLDYVPATITALEEVVRAAQGRVPVFLDGGVRRGTDVFKALALGASGIFIGRPVLFSLAAEGEAGVKKVLQMLRDEFELTMALSGCRSLKEITRDHIVTDWDAPRIAPRL from the exons ATGGAGATCACTAACGTTATGGAATACGAGGAGATCGCAAAGCAGAAATTGCCGAAGATGGTGTTTGACTACTATGCATCAGGCGCAGAAGACCAGTGGACTCTTAAGGAAAACCGAAATGCATTCTCCAGGATCTT GTTCCGGCCTCGCATTCTGATTGACGTGAGCAAGATAGACACGTCAACAACTGTGCTGGGTTTCAACATCTCGATGCCGATCATGATTGCACCAACAGCCATGCAGAAAATGGCTCATCCTGAAG GAGAGTATGCAACAGCAAGGGCAGCCTCAGCAGCAGGAACAATTATG ACTTTGTCCTCTTGGGCTACTTCAAGTGTTGAAGAGGTTGCCTCAACGGGTCCAGGCATCCGATTTTTCCAGCTCTAT GTGTACAAGGACAGGAACGTTGTTGTACAGCTTGTCAAAAGAGCCGAAAGGGCTGGCTTTAAAGCAATTGCCCTTACTGTTGATACTCCAAGGCTGGGTCGCAGGGAAGCCGATATCAAGAATAG GTTCACACTGCCACCTTTCCTGACACTGAAGAACTTTGAGGGATTGAATCTTGGCAAGATGGATAAG ACTGACGATTCTGGATTGGCGTCTTATGTTGCCGGCCAAGTTGACCGGTCCCTTAGCTGGAAG GATGTCAAGTGGCTGCAAACAATCACCAAGTTGCCAATTCTAGTCAAGGGTGTGCTAACAGCAGAAGATA CTAGGATAGCTATAGAATGTGGAGCTGCCGGGATCATAGTTTCTAATCACGGAGCCCGACAACTTGATTATGTCCCTGCAACAATCACGGCTCTGGAAGAG GTTGTGAGAGCGGCTCAAGGCAGGGTTCCTGTATTTCTGGATGGTGGTGTCCGTCGCGGAACAGATGTTTTCAAGGCACTGGCTCTCGGAGCATCTGGCATATTT ATTGGAAGGCCGGTCCTTTTCTCGCTCGCGGCCGAAGGCGAAGCGGGCGTGAAGAAAGTGCTTCAAATGCTCCGCGATGAGTTCGAGCTGACCATGGCGCTAAGTGGGTGCCGCTCACTGAAGGAGATCACCCGAGATCACATCGTCACAGATTGGGATGCTCCGCGCATCGCTCCAAGATTGTAA